The following DNA comes from Anopheles arabiensis isolate DONGOLA chromosome 3, AaraD3, whole genome shotgun sequence.
CACAACCTGATGCCCGCCGACGTGAAGCCGGTGTTTGTCGACCATGGGCTGATTAACATTTTCACCAACCGCGACCAGAAGGGCCGCCGGCTGATGGTGGTGCACATGGGCGAGAAGTGGAACACGAAGGAGGTGACGGAGGATCAGATCTTCCGGGCCCTGTACACCATCCAGAAGCTGGCCGTCCTTGAGCCGGCGACCCAGATCAACGGGGCCGTTGTCATCTACGACTTCAAGGGCATGGGCATGGGCCACGTCAAGGCAATGTCGACGAGCGGGGCCAAGCGGCTGCTCACGTTCATCCAGGAGGCCTGCCCGCTGCGCATGAAGGCGGTCCACTTCGTCAACGAGCCGATGATCTTCAACATGGTCTGGTCGCTGTTCAAACCGTTCGTGAAGGAGAAGCTGAACAAGCGCGTAAGTAGAAAGTTGTTGGTTTGCCGGAACCTTGGCGACATTTTAAAGATGGGTTTTTGGGTTTGCTCTCGTTGCCAATTTGTAGATGTTCTTCCACGGCGAGAAGATGGCCAAGCTGCACGAGCACATCTCGAAGGAGTGCCTGCCGGCGAACTATGGTGGATCGCTTCCGGCCCTGGATTATGGTGGCAAGGAGTGGTACCCGGTGGCAGAGCAGTACAATGACTTCATCACCAAGTGGAACACTTGCGGGTTCAAGTAAACGTTCCACTGTTCATTTGTTGATTAATGTTTTCATGCCATTTACCAAATAAAAGTAAGGAAAAATTGGGTTTTTAATAAGTGAATTTTCTAAATGCTTTAGAAAGATAGATAGAAAAAATAGAGTGGTTCATGCCTGGGATTTTGCTATCATTACCCAGTTTTCTCAATACATCTTACAAGGAAGCATCAAAAACAGCGCTAAAAGTCAGTTTTTTTCAGAAAAAAGAATGTGATATGAGTATAATCTATGTAAAAGAATGAACAATTTTATTCCTTGGTCCTTTTTGGAGCaagaatatataaaaatatatgtttctTTATAGGCATCAACGAAcagttttgaaaagaaaagaaaagaataactGTTAAAAGGTGCATCTCTAAATCAAATAGGATAAAAACTGAGTTAAAGAAAAGCTAGCCATAATAAAAGCACATCTTGTTTGGTCAAAAGTTAAGATAAAGCCAAGTAAACGGTCTTTCTGTCGTCTCATTGTTGGCCTGGCGGTTTCCCTATCACGGATGACCTTTGCGCAAGCGGGCGATTTAATCCACCTCGATCAATTACGATAAGATTATTTCCAAGAAGCAATGCTTTGTGAGGGTGTCCCTTTATAAAAGGGGATTTACTTACAGTGATTATCGGTTCGCAATCGGTTTACAGCCCATTGGACGGTGGGAGGgcgatacagggtttcccacgatttattggtcagttcccatgatttattggtgcgttcccacgattttttggtcgtatcctatagatttttggttcgttcccatattttattggtattttccaattggatatcaatacaattggaccaacaaattctgggaaacgaccaaaaaatcgtgggaacgcaccaaaaaaatatgggaacccaccaaaaattgatgggaaccaaccaataaatcgtgggaaaccctgtaaggggAGTACTGCTGCCATGTGAGCGAACGCCTGTAAATGGTTGGTGAGTTATGATGGACTAATATTTGCTGATCTTCTGTGTGGTCTATGTCAGCAGATCAAAGATTTCCAAATTGAGCTGTTAGGTGTGTTTCGATAAGTCCCAACTTTGGGACGTTGGGAAGATCCCTAGTTCATACAAAGTCATCAGGAACTCTTTCTCCAAAATCACCAATTCCCAAGCCCACAATAATCATTTAGCAAAGACAATCTGCAGACTCCAGATTAAGACTCCAGACTTCAGCAATCTCAAAATAGGTTTCAATCAAATCAGGAACTGAATTAGAACGTTAAacaacattttaatttatttttcaatgcacAGTTCTGCGCCAAAACAATTGATAACAGGCACGAAATGAAATGGTTTGTGGTACAACAGAAGCATGGGCCGGGTAATGCAAATAATCGAGTCTTTTCTTGCTCTTACGAGTGTCACCAGTGCTCTTACCAACCTCCCTGCCATGACTGCAATGACCCTACGCAACCCTACATGTGCTCTCCTTTCCAGCAGCGGAAAAttgaaactaaaaataaatcactcgCCCCGAATGAAGGAATGATAAGCAAACCCAGACCGGGAGTTAGAGAGAAAGGCAGTGACcgagaggcagagagagatGAACGATTTGACGCTTATACACGGAGAGCACAACGACCGATTGATAACGGCTTAGAGTGACGTTAGAGTTGTGTTCGCTGCTGCCTTCTCTTTTGCTGGTCACGGTCATCGGATCTGAGGGGGGAGGAAGGGGGGCAGTTCGGCATGATAAAGATGCACTTTCGGCAACGTCAATCTTTGGGTCAGTCGGGTATGGGGGGCTATCCGGCCTTACTTGAAGCCGCACGAGTTCCATTTCTTGATGAAGTCGAGATGCTGTTCCGCAACCGGGTACCACTGCTTGCCACCGTAGTCTAGGGCTGGTAGGGTGCCACCATAGTTCGACGGTAGGCACTCCTTGTGGACGTGCTCGTGCAGCTTCGAGAGCTTGTCACCGTGGAAGAACATCTACAATGCAGGAAGGGCACATCATTA
Coding sequences within:
- the LOC120903197 gene encoding retinaldehyde-binding protein 1-like; translated protein: MPGPFEIDRSPPSAELLEVAKQELRETPEVRAAAIEELRKLLSASDLSFPDDEEFLLIYLRPTKFYPESALKLMRNVAEFNKTYKDLLHNLMPADVKPVFVDHGLINIFTNRDQKGRRLMVVHMGEKWNTKEVTEDQIFRALYTIQKLAVLEPATQINGAVVIYDFKGMGMGHVKAMSTSGAKRLLTFIQEACPLRMKAVHFVNEPMIFNMVWSLFKPFVKEKLNKRMFFHGEKMAKLHEHISKECLPANYGGSLPALDYGGKEWYPVAEQYNDFITKWNTCGFK